A window of Miscanthus floridulus cultivar M001 chromosome 12, ASM1932011v1, whole genome shotgun sequence genomic DNA:
atgagaACGGCTCATGAATCTGGATCACGTACAGAATACGAACGAGATGAGGATGTTTGAGAAATAAAAATAAGAAACCCTTTGTTGTATTATAGTATATTATATAGTATAAAAAATATGGTGGTGCTTTGCTGGTGATCTTTTATAACCTTTTGTTCTTTATTTTGTAGGTTGTGTTTTCCCCTTAATTTTCATGTTTTTGCTTCTCTTTTTTTATTGTGGAtgttttttgtgttttttttttctaaaaaataggTATGTTTTCTCTTGACCATGGCACTGTGATGGGCAACATGGGGATTGTTCCTTGACGCCTGGCCACGATTTTTACTCTTTTGCTCTTTAGCGGTGATCGACAATTACCAGATCCTTGGAGCTGGTCACCTATAGATCGAGGAAATCCTATATCTGAAGATCTAGGCATAGTAAATACATTTATATGATTTATTTCATTTATATTTTAGATTAAATGAATATATTTAAACCACATTAATTTTTCTTCACCGTCGTTTAGTACCTCGAAACCCTTTCCTTATTGAgctatcaagtcacatcttgcttTGAATCAACTTTAAGCACATATTGAATAccatttcatttgcattgttgttttgaactagattgtttccatgAGTTTCCTTCTCCATGATCTTTATCTATGGACCATTCAAGCATTGACAACTGACCATCAATAATCTTGGTCTCATATCTCAATTATGTCATTTGCTTCACAATGAGTCCCATCACACATGAAACTCAGCTTGTGGGTTGACCATAAACATGTTATTACTTTGTGTTTAAACCTGAAAATGACCCGTCAAAATTGATGATAAAAATGTTTTTAAATTCCTCGGAACACCTACAGaattatcatgattaattcatGATAAATTGGTTTATTTCTACGTCAAAGTATGGTAACTCCCAATTCTGATTATTGTCTTAGTATATTCGGATAATTTAATCTCATCCCTATAGCAACTTTTGCCTGTATTCTGATAGCAAtgcatttttgtatttttttagaGAACAGGAGCGGCCGAAGTATTGTtggtaataaaataaaataaaaccatATAGGTAGGAAAGATTAAGTTCTGGGATGGCCCATTGGGACTCATATAGCCCATTAGCCATTACGGGAGGCCAGTTGCCAAAAAAGTTGCCCTGCCCGGCTCGCCAGTTCTCGCGTACAGGCGGATAGTACCAAGCGGCGGCGGCACGACATCCCTGACTCGGAGGCGGAGCCTTGAGCCCGTCTCCCGGTGCTCCAGCCCCGGCCGCCTAgcggtcggccatctagcttcagcCTCTAGCCTCCCAACTCCCATGTCTCGCTACCCCGGCGCCAGACTCTCGGCTCCTGGCTCCTGGCTCCTTGCTCCCAGCGCCCAGCGGTCTCCGGCCCAGAACCAGAGCCCCAGACACCACCCAGCGCCCAGCACCGGCGCGCAGCGGCTCGGCCAGGCGCAGGCGGCCAGCCCCTGAGGCCGGAGCCCTAATCCCCACTCGGCCACCCCCAGGACCCAATGCTTGCCTCTGACCCTGCTCAAGGCTTGATTCTTGAAGCTATGGTTTCTGTGAAGTGAGAATCCTATGACTATGTGATAGTCAAGGTTCTTGGTGATAGTGTGATGGTTGGGGGAGGAGATGAAGCTGTGGGTGTGGGAGAAGAAGCTGGAGCTGGCAGCAGCATGTCAGGAACAGGCCTCCGGCTGCTCTTCGAAGATGGGCCGCACTAGCTGTACTGTGAGCTGCGTGGATGTATCTTTTGGGCTCGCCCGTTTTTTATCGTTGAACCGAGGATATACTCGCTGTGCGGGAGGATGGGTGGTCAACGAATAACAAAAACCTCATTACCGAATTCTCTTCCTCCTTCTGTTGCCTGCTTGAGGCGGCGCCATCGCCGTGCTCCTAGCCGCGCGTGCACGCTGGCAAACCCATCTATCTGGTTAGGGCCGTGACACAGCACCATGAGTAGGCCGGCAGCTCAAATTCTATGCCTTTTTGTTTTGATCATCATTTGATGTGTGGCAAATTATATGGACTATGGAACAAAAACTCTTCTTATATGCTTTTCATTTGAGAGGTAATCATCTTCAATCTCCACCTCTACTATTTGGTTGCCAAATTACCGATTATAATATAATTGTTATGTGATGTACCAATATAAATATGGTATACATATATGTGGTTAGATCAGAATATCGGTCAAGTTTCGTATATGTATATGGCAGTTGCCCTACCTGAAATTTTTGGCTGAGTCCGCCATTGACCAAAAGTACATATTCTAGTGCTGACTCGCTGCAACTAGGAAGCCTGCAAGCGTCTATATCAGTGACGTTGCACTAATGTCTGATCGTGAATATATTCTTTCAATCACTGATTCACTGGCTCGTGATTCATTAGCGGTAACGCCGGATCACCATTAATTGGCCATAACATGAATACTTGACATAAGCTTGTTTTATGTAGTTAAGCCAAAAATCTAAAATATGTAACTGCAAGAAGATAGGACATCCATAGGAAGCAAAATACAGCATATTAACACAATGAGCTAGGTTAATTTCATGCAGTCAAGCTAGAGTGTTGAAACATGTAACTGCAAGTTGCTGGGACATCAGTAGGCAGCAAAGTTCCCTACAGAGAGGTGTTGAAGCCACGCACTCAACAGCCCAAGCCATAGCTTAGCGACAACGTGTGATGACGACATGCCACAGCTTGGTTTCGATGACATTGAAGGTGCAGACGTCACCAACCTTCACTTTGTTCTCCCTGCAGAACCTTTGCCATCCCCGCGCAATAACGTAACTACCAACCTTTTGCCAGAGACCACCAACCTGCCAAGAATTATTGCTGTTGATTGAGGTCTTGAGTGTGATCGTGCAGTGTTGCCGCAATCCAATCTGATCGCAGAAGTCCCGTGCCAAAGACTGCAATAATCACAATCACGATAGTTACACAACTGATTATTGTAATAAGCTGTATATGTCAGTTATTGATGTATATATATCAGTGGACACAAACCACTAATATATCTTAATTCTTGTTCATGTAGGTTTGAGTACTATACTTTTTGATAGCATGTGCATGTATGCTCTGATGACTAATTAAAAATATCAAAACGAGGTGTTCAATCAGTTCATATTTTGAATGACTTTAATTTAACCATATTCCTAACTTCCTAGAATCAATGGGAGAATGACCATCCTTACAAGATGCTTTGTTATTGAGTTGGTATTCATCTCCTTCCGTATCCATGATGGCGGCCCAATGTCGTAGACAGATTTTGTGGATGATGAAACCTGCTTGCTCAAAGATGTCATGGAGGATTTTGGCTTCTTTGTTCCTTCACTACTTGAACTACCCTTGTTGGTCTTGTGGTCCCTACTGGATGAACAAGGTGACTCTTTTTCCTTAAAAGTATCTGCTAATGTTGCTGCATCATAAAACAAAATGAACATGCACTTTTGTACTTAACTCAGATTCAATCTATTGCGAACAATCTCTACATATTAAAGAGAAACTGGTTTATATCTATGCTTACAGCGTGTGATAGTGACATGCCACAGGGTGGTTTCAATGATGCTGAAGGTGCACaggtcgcctgtcttgagactgttctCCTGGCAGAAGCTCTTCCAGCCCTCTCCGAGAATGTAGCGATTTATCTTGTATGCATAACCATGCACCTGCCATGATCTGGTGCTGCCCATTTCTGTCTTAAGGGTGATTGTGCAATTCATCTGGAACCCAATCCAATCGCAGAACTTCTTTGACAACGACTACAAGCATTGTGATGTAACAGCTTATTTCATTAAGTATCAACATTTGATCGCTAGTGGGCAAATACTAATTATTGGATAATTGCTAAGTGCCTCTTCATGTGGGTTGGCTTAGAAATATATATGAGAAATACTGTGGAAGCTCTATTATTTGGTCAaagttttttctttattttttttaagaTAAAGGATAACGGATTCCACCTTTGCATTATCCAATGCATAAGTCTACTGTCGTTTATTACATCAACATGTTATATCATGCCAAAGCTTTTCTTGCTAAAGTACTATTTATTTTGGTTATAACATGCATGCATGTTAATTTTGATTcctcacaaaaaaaaaactcactTCAGTTGCTTATTGAAATGAACCAGATTCTAGGTTGTGAAGAAATACTAGAGGGGTACAGATAAAAGGAGGGACTAGAAGTTATACTATATCCAGTGAAGAATACTGTAAGTTCAGATAAGGAAAGGATGCACAAAACAAGCTGTGCCATAAAAAGTCTGAAACCCATGTTTACATGACTGGAGTTAGTAACAGATATAATTGTATGATAAAAGACGCAATGTAATAAAGCATCAAAATAATAAAATAACAAAAAAGAGAGAAGATACTCAAGAAGACCAAATGCTGAGCTTACAAGAAGGCGCTCAAGTGCATAGGTGTTGATCTTTTTCCTTATCCAAGATGTTGTCCCTATCTGATAGGGTTCTTTCAGTTTCAGTGTTGGGGATGTCACTGAACTTTTTGGCCTCTTGTTTTCTTCACTGCTTGACTTCTCATCATTGCTTTTACGTTTCCTGATGGGAGAATGTGTTTCCTGTTGTTTTTCCGCATCTGTCAATGAGAAGACAAAAGTTATACACATACCCTCATGTCTGCCAGTAGTCTCAATACACTAAACAGCAATTCATTTTCTCACTTGGTTGAATCCCAGCGTTCGGGTTCCTGAAATCTTTCTGGCGTCCACTAAGTCCAAATGCTTTGAATTTGAAAACCATGTTCCCTTCATATCTAAAGAGCAAAACGTCACCATTACATATTCCATGGAACTCCAGAAACTGTGACCAGCCACCTGTGAAGAAGATGCCTGATTGATCGTTCTTAAGCTCAATATGCCAAAATTTGCCAATGGGGCTGAGAATGATGGCCGTCTGGCTGTTTAGGCACTCGTCTCTGATGTAATCTTTCACAAACCTAGCAGGCAATATCTGCGATAACACATGCAAAGTAAAAAGGCGCAATGTTCATGATACAGCTAAAGTTTAAATGTTCAACAAGATGTATATTCTTATGATGTATGTTCTTATCAGAATATATTATCCAGAGTTTGCATATATACCATCTTTTCCGAGAGATACGGATGAAAAATCCTGATGAACTGTGGCTTACAGATAACACCTTTGCTGCTTCTGGATGTCATAACTGAAGAAAATGTGATTTCCATATCAATAATAATTCAATATGAACTGAAAAATTATACTAGCTACAATTCCAAATGCAGATAATTTTAGAATTCAAGTCACAGCCAAATTAACTTTTTTAACTTGACCATCAATATACAAGAAGTTGCATAAATTCACAGTACATAGTTGATGTCACCCATACTGGAAAATACTTTTACattatatatttttctctatttgaAATGGTATATATCTCGATAAAAAAATACAAGTCAATGCATTATATTGAAGACCGTGTCGCTACCGTAAACACCCTGCATTTGGAATTAGAAGATGTAGTATATTTAATTAATGAATTTTTTTACAATAATTGGGGAAAAATTCGATGGCTGACATTGAACGAGAGCGGCCAATCCGACGGCAACAAAGGTAGGAGGCAATGGGACGGAGGCAACGGGAGGCGATTGCTGTGTCTATGATCGGTGGGCCATATGCGCAAAAATCGTCTTCCATTGCCTCCGCAAATGTGGGGATTAGGACTGGGCGGTAATTCCATTCTCGTAGTTTTTTTTTGATAAAGGGTAAAACGATAACTCTATAAATGCAAAAATAATGTTTTGAGTAATATAGTTAGGATGGATAATAcaattagtatagttagttaaaTGAATATGTCGTTTACTTCTTCTAGGATTCCACCGCCGCCGTCctgcgagccgccgccgccgccgatgggaGGAGGCCGGGCGGCCACCCCTACCCCTCGTTCCTCCTCGCCGTCATCCGCTCAGGCGTCGCCCTCCTCCTCACAACTGGAGGAAAAGATAATCACATAACTAAAACATCAATAAGCTTCACTAACACCAAGTGAATCCACAACTGGAGGAAAAGCAATAGCTATGCTAATTACATAACGTGCAGGAGCCTGGTTCAAACTCAGACCCAGGACATGACTCCACCACTGAGAGCGCCAGTTCCAAGGACACATGGCCTGCTGAGCCGAACCAGAGCAACGGTGGGGTAGCTGCCAGTGGTGTCGTGAGTAAGGCggcagagaaggagaaggagttgGCGAATGGTGTATCCAAGCTGCAGATTATCCGCGGACCCTCCTCCCGTGTGGGTGGGATGCTTCTGCGGGAGGTTGCACGGGAGAGGGTTGATCTGGTCGCAGAGAAGATGAAGGTGATGCCGGAGGAGCACCTGGAGGAGGTCAAGAATGAGCTCAGGTCGATTCTGGAGGGCACTGGAGGTTCTCACCACATCGAGGAGTTCTTGTACTTGCAGAAGCTTGTGCAGGACAGGGATGATTTGACACCATCCATGCTTTCAGTGGCGCACCATGTTCAGCTTGAGATCCTTGTTGCAATCAAGACTGGGATACAGGCCTTTCTGCACCCCAGCGTTACCATTCCACACAATCGCTTGGTGGAGGTCTTCTTGTACAAGAGGTGCCGGAACATTGCTTGCCAGAGTGCTCTCCCGGCTGAGGAGTGCAGATGCAATGTGTGTGCTAGCAGGAATGGCTTTTGCAACCTGTGCATGTGTGTGATCTGCAACAAGTTTGATTTTGAGGTCAATACATGCCGTTGGATTGGTTGTGATTTCTGCTCTCACTGGACACATACAGATGGTGCAATTCACAATGGCCAGATAGGAATGGGACAATCAGTGAAAAGCAACATTGGTCATGCTGAAATGCTTTTTAGGTGCCGGGCTTGCTAGAGAACCTCAGAGCTTCTTGGTTGGGTTAAGGATGTCTTCCAACAATGTGCTCCTGGTTGGGATAGGGATGCTTTGTTACGTAAGCTTGAGTTTGTTTGTAAGATATTCCGTTTAAGTGAGGATGCAAAAGGGAGAGTGTTGTTTAGGAAATGTCTAGATCTGATTGAAAGGCTGAGGAATGCTCCAGCTGATTCCATCAATCCTAGGGTGATACTACAAGCACTCCAAGGTCAGTCACTCACTCCGTCTATTTTCCCTGGCTGAAagtctattttttttttctcgaactcgCGGGAGAGCTGCGTATCTTTGTATTAAGAAGAAAAGGGGGCAAGAGCCCTTACAACACACACCCACACTCCTAAGCTCTCAGAAAAACACACGCGCCTTTTACTAAGACAACTATTTTCCCTTGCTGAAACATAAGTTTGCATTTGACTTGTTACCTGTTAGCTTCTTATTTCTAAGTCTGCTTAGTTACTGTTTCATGGCACTCTGTTGACTATGAAAATTGTTTACTCCTTCTGATCCCAAATATAAGTCCATTTATCTTTGTCCAAGGTCAAACTTTTTTTTAGCTTTGGCCATCATTGACCAAATAGTTATATAGATTGATAACATGAGGTTGATGTTACTGCATGTCTGCATTTATCATGAAACATACTTCCGTAATATATAACACTTTCTATTATTAGTCAAAGTGTAGTGAATGGAATCAGAGTGAACACAAACCAAATTGATTCGAGGTTTCATCATGTGATCGGATTACAGGGGAGTTGGTACC
This region includes:
- the LOC136498572 gene encoding putative B3 domain-containing protein Os04g0346900 → MPLPSDPGPAARAMAKQFKVLLPPSFHKLRITDELAGCFDTGEGEGAPEPTALVVSPFGKVWRVEVGRDGDGAFLGRGWAEFLAAHGVELGWFVVLRHEGGGALTVKVFDTSLCIKEFGAAAAVMTSRSSKGVICKPQFIRIFHPYLSEKMILPARFVKDYIRDECLNSQTAIILSPIGKFWHIELKNDQSGIFFTGGWSQFLEFHGICNGDVLLFRYEGNMVFKFKAFGLSGRQKDFRNPNAGIQPNAEKQQETHSPIRKRKSNDEKSSSEENKRPKSSVTSPTLKLKEPYQIGTTSWIRKKINTYALERLLSLSKKFCDWIGFQMNCTITLKTEMGSTRSWQVHGYAYKINRYILGEGWKSFCQENSLKTGDLCTFSIIETTLWHVTITRSTLADTFKEKESPCSSSRDHKTNKGSSSSEGTKKPKSSMTSLSKQVSSSTKSVYDIGPPSWIRKEMNTNSITKHLSLARDFCDQIGLRQHCTITLKTSINSNNSWQVGGLWQKVGSYVIARGWQRFCRENKVKVGDVCTFNVIETKLWHVVITRCR